Proteins encoded in a region of the Chthonomonadales bacterium genome:
- a CDS encoding class I SAM-dependent methyltransferase, which translates to MYALEDSYWWFVGRHELSADLLAAAETGRTDLRILDLGCGTGAMSARLRRFGTVVSADFSRLALGFCRRRGLTRLCAADAMRLPFASGSFDAVVALDVMEHLPDDAACAAEIRRVLRPGGHLVATVPAYQFLWSAHDIALMHYRRYTVAGLRRLVIGAGLSPRRLSYAMTLLFPVVWAVRRATRESGAPKASLVPVPALVNALLVAALRAENALLRAIRLPFGVTVCCLARRPEEPCP; encoded by the coding sequence ATGTACGCGCTCGAAGACTCCTACTGGTGGTTCGTCGGGCGTCACGAGCTCTCGGCGGACCTGCTGGCCGCCGCCGAGACCGGCCGGACCGACCTTCGCATCCTCGACCTCGGCTGCGGCACCGGCGCCATGTCGGCGCGCCTCCGGCGGTTCGGCACCGTCGTGTCGGCCGACTTCAGCCGGCTGGCGCTCGGCTTTTGCCGGCGCCGCGGGCTCACGCGCCTCTGCGCGGCCGACGCGATGCGCCTGCCGTTCGCCAGCGGGTCGTTCGATGCCGTCGTCGCGCTCGACGTGATGGAGCACCTGCCCGACGACGCCGCATGCGCGGCCGAGATACGCCGCGTGCTGCGGCCCGGCGGCCACCTTGTCGCCACGGTCCCGGCCTACCAGTTCCTCTGGAGTGCCCACGACATCGCGCTCATGCACTACCGGCGGTACACGGTGGCCGGCCTGCGGCGGCTGGTGATCGGCGCGGGTCTCTCCCCCCGGCGGCTCTCCTACGCAATGACCCTTCTCTTCCCGGTCGTGTGGGCGGTGCGGCGCGCCACCCGCGAGTCGGGCGCGCCGAAGGCCTCCCTGGTGCCCGTGCCCGCGCTCGTGAACGCGCTGCTCGTCGCCGCGCTGCGGGCCGAGAACGCCCTTCTCCGGGCGATCCGGTTGCCGTTCGGCGTCACCGTCTGCTGCCTGGCGCGGCGGCCGGAGGAGCCATGCCCATAG
- a CDS encoding glycosyltransferase family 2 protein, with translation MRNPSESPFSPPNPLLSVVVPAYNEESRIGATLERMLAYLDGDGRPYELLIVDDGSTDATLERVRAIAEGRANVHLLHYDGNRGKGHAVRYGVLRASGDFILFSDADLATPIEEVANLLGHVRAGAEVAIGSRDIPGARLERRQAWWREMGGKLFNRVVQVVAVPGIRDTQCGFKLFTRAAAQNTFRLCRIDNFSFDVEVLYVARRLGYRVAEVPVRWAHQEGSKVVFVRDALRMLRTLFRIRATAYELSRAETERTSVP, from the coding sequence TTGCGGAACCCCTCCGAATCGCCGTTCTCGCCGCCCAACCCATTGCTGTCGGTCGTCGTCCCCGCCTACAACGAGGAGTCGCGGATCGGCGCCACGCTGGAGCGCATGCTCGCGTACCTCGACGGCGACGGGCGCCCCTACGAGCTCTTGATCGTGGACGACGGCAGCACCGACGCCACGCTCGAGCGCGTTCGGGCCATCGCGGAGGGGCGCGCCAACGTTCATCTGCTCCACTACGACGGCAACCGCGGCAAGGGCCACGCCGTGCGCTACGGCGTGCTGCGAGCCTCCGGCGACTTCATACTCTTCTCCGACGCCGACCTCGCAACCCCGATCGAGGAGGTTGCGAACCTGCTGGGCCATGTCCGGGCTGGCGCCGAGGTGGCCATCGGCTCGCGGGACATTCCTGGTGCCCGGCTGGAGCGCCGCCAGGCCTGGTGGCGCGAGATGGGCGGCAAGCTGTTCAACCGGGTGGTGCAGGTCGTGGCTGTTCCCGGTATCCGCGATACCCAGTGCGGCTTCAAGCTCTTCACCCGCGCGGCCGCCCAGAACACGTTTCGGCTCTGCCGCATCGACAACTTCTCGTTCGACGTGGAGGTGCTCTACGTGGCGCGGCGGCTTGGCTACCGTGTGGCCGAGGTGCCCGTACGCTGGGCACACCAGGAGGGCAGCAAGGTGGTCTTCGTGCGCGATGCCCTTCGCATGCTAAGGACACTCTTCCGCATTCGCGCCACGGCCTACGAGCTGAGCAGGGCGGAGACCGAGCGCACCTCCGTTCCCTGA
- a CDS encoding aminoacyl-tRNA hydrolase: MLLIVGLGNPGSEYAGTRHNVGFDVIDLLAARWAIPVRRRALRSVLGTGRVGEASLVLARPMTYMNVSGEAVGAIARMYRIEPSNVIVIVDDVALPTGKLRLRLQGSSGGHHGLESVERHLGTRAYPRIRIGVGQARPGQMVGHVLGRFRAAEREAMTEARERAADAVELAVREGFEQAMNVYNRDPEPGDRRA; this comes from the coding sequence GTGCTGCTGATCGTGGGGCTGGGGAACCCGGGCTCCGAGTACGCCGGCACCCGCCACAACGTGGGGTTCGACGTGATCGACCTGCTTGCCGCGCGCTGGGCCATCCCGGTGCGGCGGCGCGCGCTGCGCTCCGTGCTGGGCACGGGCCGGGTCGGCGAGGCGTCCCTGGTGCTCGCCCGGCCGATGACCTACATGAACGTCTCCGGCGAGGCCGTCGGCGCGATCGCGCGGATGTACCGAATCGAGCCGTCGAACGTGATCGTGATCGTCGATGACGTCGCCCTGCCCACGGGCAAATTGCGCCTGAGGCTTCAGGGGTCTAGTGGCGGCCACCACGGGCTCGAATCGGTGGAGCGTCACCTCGGAACCCGCGCGTATCCGCGGATCCGCATTGGGGTCGGGCAGGCGCGCCCCGGCCAGATGGTCGGCCACGTGCTCGGCCGGTTTCGGGCGGCGGAGCGCGAGGCGATGACGGAGGCCCGCGAGCGCGCCGCCGACGCCGTCGAACTCGCGGTCCGTGAGGGCTTCGAGCAGGCGATGAACGTCTACAACCGCGACCCTGAGCCTGGCGACCGGCGCGCGTGA
- a CDS encoding MFS transporter: MRDGSDAPRRGPGRPLAARFPALAHRGFRLLWIGQCISVAGSQMQSAAILWHVALITHSPRALGMIGLFSLIAIVIFSPLGGAVADSRDRRQVLLVTSVLLAAAAALLAWMTLTGRVSLAAIYAITALSAAVVAFANPARHALLPNLVPREDFSSAVSLTSIASQVASIVGPTLAGALIGVGWLGYTYLANAVSFLAVVVALLMIPAMGPASGGEGGAISLAALRDGFRFVWRAPILVWTIVLDFLATFFSSATCLLPLFATDVLRVGAHGYGLLAAASGIGSLVAGSAMAVQRRVQRQGLLILTAVGAYGFTTVLFGISRWFWLSWLALALIGASDTVSTILRQTIRQMVTPDALRGRMTSVNMLFFKGGPQLGELEAGLVAQAIGAPAAVVVGGVGCLLAVAWVAARAPQLRHYRHEGAL, encoded by the coding sequence ATGCGTGACGGCAGCGACGCTCCGAGGCGCGGGCCCGGCCGGCCGCTGGCCGCGCGATTCCCGGCACTGGCGCATCGCGGCTTCCGGCTGTTGTGGATCGGGCAGTGCATCTCCGTCGCCGGCTCGCAGATGCAGAGCGCGGCGATCCTCTGGCACGTCGCGCTCATCACCCACTCGCCACGCGCGCTGGGGATGATCGGGCTGTTCAGCCTGATCGCGATCGTCATCTTCTCCCCGCTCGGCGGCGCGGTTGCCGACTCGCGCGACCGCCGCCAGGTCCTGCTCGTCACGTCCGTACTGCTGGCCGCGGCGGCCGCGCTGCTCGCCTGGATGACCCTCACTGGCCGCGTCTCACTCGCCGCCATCTACGCGATCACGGCGCTGTCGGCGGCCGTCGTCGCGTTTGCCAATCCGGCGCGCCACGCGCTGCTCCCCAACCTCGTGCCCCGCGAGGACTTCTCGAGCGCCGTATCGCTCACCTCCATCGCCAGCCAGGTGGCGAGCATCGTCGGCCCGACGCTCGCGGGTGCGCTGATCGGTGTCGGCTGGCTTGGCTACACCTACCTTGCCAACGCGGTCTCGTTTCTCGCCGTCGTCGTGGCGCTGCTGATGATCCCGGCGATGGGCCCGGCATCCGGCGGCGAGGGCGGCGCGATCAGCCTGGCGGCGCTGCGCGACGGCTTTCGCTTCGTCTGGCGCGCGCCCATCCTCGTCTGGACCATCGTCCTCGACTTCCTAGCGACCTTCTTCTCCTCCGCCACCTGCCTGCTGCCGCTCTTCGCCACCGACGTGCTGCGGGTGGGGGCTCACGGCTACGGCCTGCTCGCCGCGGCCTCCGGCATCGGCTCGCTCGTGGCGGGCAGCGCGATGGCCGTGCAGCGGCGCGTGCAGCGCCAGGGCCTGCTCATCCTGACCGCCGTGGGGGCCTACGGGTTCACGACGGTGCTCTTCGGCATCTCTCGCTGGTTCTGGCTCTCCTGGCTGGCCCTCGCGCTCATCGGCGCGTCGGACACGGTGAGCACTATCCTGCGGCAGACCATTCGGCAGATGGTGACGCCGGACGCCCTGCGCGGCCGCATGACCTCGGTCAACATGCTGTTCTTCAAGGGGGGGCCGCAACTGGGAGAGCTGGAGGCGGGTCTCGTGGCGCAGGCGATCGGGGCGCCCGCCGCGGTGGTGGTCGGTGGCGTCGGCTGCCTGCTGGCGGTGGCCTGGGTGGCGGCGCGCGCGCCGCAACTCAGACACTATCGGCACGAGGGGGCGCTCTGA
- a CDS encoding 9-O-acetylesterase, with product MRVLRVAEFRRAAARRSGLALLLLVVSLPLARADVRMPKVFSSHMVLQRDMPLPIWGWAAPGEQVTVRLASSSVRATADAHGEWKATLPPMKAGGPYALTATGRSTVTLDDVLVGEVWLCSGQSNMEMGIRNCLEADKEIAAADFPRIRLLMVPNRWTPLPMDDMDATWKVCTPTTVAEGGWGGFSAAAYYFGRELHRRLGVPVGLVDATWGGTVIQTWTPPEGFASVPALSADYQRVLLADPRAPIHKRQLERTLAATERWVAAARKALAAGVPSPEMPTFPADLLAPHDVQNATALYNGMIRPLCPFAIRGAIWYQGESNLGEGRTYTERMKALVGGWRKVWNQGDFPFYYVQIAPFNYGGNPQVEPEFWEAQSAAQAIPGTGMAVINDVGDLADIHPRDKQTVGRRLALLALDKTYHVPGVVSSGPTPRAARPEGDRMRLEFDNAAGGLASRDGKPLTWFEIIDAEKGGFVKADARIDGDAVVLSAPGVERPVAVRYAWSMLAEPNLANGAGLPASAFRMGDVPKRDLLAISVPEAKDYALVYDLDATKLGPNLKYEVDNHARITRPFDRIAYFLELQTADGQTQYVYVSMDAFTTDPGKIGVPTAASGGRFQQNVTSINVLSNVKGIPNGTGLAGGNVEFWPDNYGPTNSSGVPDASAQAFDFGDDPGDPRDGYGCMQVHDHAARQTLFALNNWKAGGGADIGIGNRDAPNTDWTFAANARTYLTARLRVLVHYR from the coding sequence GTGAGAGTGCTTCGGGTTGCGGAATTCCGGCGCGCAGCCGCCCGACGGTCGGGCCTGGCGCTGCTCCTGCTCGTCGTCAGCCTCCCGTTAGCGCGCGCCGATGTACGGATGCCGAAGGTGTTCTCCAGCCACATGGTGCTCCAGCGCGACATGCCGCTACCCATCTGGGGTTGGGCCGCGCCCGGCGAGCAGGTCACCGTCCGCCTGGCCTCATCGAGCGTGCGCGCCACGGCCGACGCGCACGGGGAGTGGAAGGCGACGCTGCCCCCGATGAAGGCGGGCGGCCCCTATGCGCTCACGGCGACCGGCCGCAGCACCGTCACGCTGGACGACGTGCTCGTGGGCGAGGTGTGGCTCTGCTCGGGCCAGTCGAACATGGAGATGGGCATCCGCAACTGCCTGGAGGCCGACAAGGAGATCGCCGCCGCCGACTTCCCTCGCATTCGCCTGCTCATGGTGCCGAACCGCTGGACCCCGCTGCCGATGGACGACATGGACGCCACCTGGAAGGTCTGCACACCGACCACCGTGGCCGAGGGAGGTTGGGGCGGGTTCTCCGCGGCCGCCTACTACTTCGGGCGCGAGTTGCACCGGCGGCTCGGAGTGCCCGTGGGCCTCGTCGACGCGACGTGGGGCGGAACCGTTATCCAGACGTGGACTCCACCGGAGGGCTTCGCCTCGGTGCCGGCGCTCAGCGCCGACTACCAGCGCGTGCTCCTGGCGGATCCCCGCGCGCCGATCCACAAGCGGCAGCTCGAGAGGACCCTGGCGGCCACGGAGAGGTGGGTCGCCGCCGCGCGCAAGGCCCTGGCGGCCGGCGTGCCTTCCCCCGAGATGCCCACGTTCCCCGCCGATCTACTCGCGCCCCACGATGTGCAGAACGCGACCGCGCTCTACAACGGCATGATCCGCCCGCTCTGTCCGTTCGCCATTCGGGGCGCGATCTGGTATCAGGGCGAGTCGAACCTCGGCGAGGGCCGAACCTATACGGAGCGCATGAAGGCTCTCGTGGGCGGCTGGCGCAAGGTGTGGAACCAGGGCGATTTCCCGTTCTACTACGTGCAGATTGCGCCGTTCAACTACGGAGGCAACCCGCAGGTGGAGCCCGAGTTCTGGGAGGCGCAGTCCGCGGCGCAGGCGATCCCCGGCACGGGCATGGCCGTGATCAACGATGTGGGTGATCTGGCGGACATTCATCCGAGGGACAAGCAGACCGTCGGCCGACGCCTGGCGCTCCTCGCGCTCGACAAGACCTACCACGTGCCGGGCGTGGTAAGCAGCGGGCCGACGCCGCGCGCGGCGCGGCCGGAGGGCGACCGGATGCGCCTCGAGTTCGACAACGCGGCCGGCGGCCTGGCAAGCCGCGACGGCAAGCCGCTCACGTGGTTCGAGATCATCGACGCCGAGAAGGGGGGCTTCGTGAAGGCCGACGCGCGCATCGACGGCGACGCCGTCGTGTTGTCGGCGCCAGGCGTCGAGAGGCCTGTGGCGGTGCGCTACGCCTGGAGCATGCTAGCGGAGCCCAACCTCGCCAACGGCGCGGGCCTGCCGGCAAGCGCCTTCCGCATGGGCGACGTGCCGAAGCGCGACCTGCTCGCCATCAGCGTGCCCGAGGCGAAGGACTACGCGCTCGTCTACGACCTCGACGCGACGAAGCTCGGGCCGAACCTGAAGTACGAGGTTGACAACCACGCTCGCATCACCAGGCCGTTCGACCGCATCGCCTACTTCCTCGAACTGCAGACGGCCGATGGCCAGACGCAGTACGTCTACGTATCGATGGACGCGTTCACCACGGACCCCGGCAAGATCGGCGTACCCACGGCGGCGTCGGGAGGGCGCTTCCAGCAGAACGTGACGAGCATTAACGTGCTCTCGAACGTGAAGGGCATCCCGAACGGTACCGGACTGGCCGGCGGGAACGTGGAGTTCTGGCCGGACAACTACGGGCCCACGAACAGCTCGGGCGTTCCGGATGCCTCGGCGCAGGCCTTCGACTTCGGCGACGACCCCGGCGACCCGCGCGACGGCTACGGCTGTATGCAGGTGCACGACCACGCCGCCCGCCAGACGCTCTTCGCGCTCAACAACTGGAAAGCGGGCGGTGGCGCCGACATCGGGATCGGCAACCGGGACGCGCCGAACACGGACTGGACCTTCGCGGCCAACGCGCGTACCTACCTGACCGCGCGCCTCAGGGTGCTGGTGCACTACCGATAG
- a CDS encoding tetratricopeptide repeat protein: MPFAGSVTFVLTDVEGSTRLWERCPEAMRQALPRHDALAAEHFARFGGTIIKSRGEGDSLFCVFADAGDAVRAALALQCAMHAEAWPGGAALRIRVGVHTGPAESRDGDYYGATVNRCARLRAIGHGGQTLLSRAARDAVSDRLPAGASVKDLGTHRLKDLLQPEHVFQVVMPPLPDEFPPLRSLQSFANNLPVQLTTFIGRARELQAVAEGLTACRLRTLTGPGGCGKTRLAVQLAAEHVADFADGVWLVDLAAVVDEGLVTQTVAAVLGVRPEPQRPLSDTLAQHLASRQVLLLLDNCEHVLGACATMVAALLAQSPELRVLATSREPLGIAGESVWPVPSLDAPEPAGPVGVEHAASFDAVRLFVDRAVQARPDFALREDNADALARICWRLDGIPLAIELAAARVRLMSPRQILDRLEDRFRLLTGGSRTARPRQQTLRALIDWSYDLLSGSERTLLHRLAVFVGGWSLEASQQVCADEDLGSWEILDLLGHLVDKSLVQFEEGAGEARYRLLETMRQYALEKLEAASGADLLRERHSTFYLAVARAGADLLRALGESAASGAQLFARELGNIRAGMDWAAAAEQSDRVVGYAKSLFTYLWQHSLYHECEARLSTAEAAARQSGDRSSLARLLNQRGLAAWDRYDLASASARFAESRDISHDLGERDRELLALVNLGNVAWGHGDFPAARQLWEEALALAVALGEPGPEGMVRMHLGILACERGDHAAAEQYHADSMAIRQREGDELGVAFTLYNASELPRRRGLLVEAEVLLGESRQRFERVGNTRGVALADARLALVLLDQDRATEARARAESALRIGEEAGDRACRMYALSAMARLHLVDGDAEAALHALRHACAIAAEVGDAGHMTHLLLQIAGVMRAGGRADEAYVLASFVAREQVAREMAEAEQARAVAADVRGRLAAGRADDLDREVAGLDIAAAFRRACPG, translated from the coding sequence ATGCCCTTCGCCGGGTCCGTCACCTTCGTCCTAACGGACGTTGAGGGCTCCACGCGCCTGTGGGAGCGTTGCCCGGAGGCAATGCGGCAGGCGCTCCCCCGCCACGACGCGCTCGCGGCAGAGCACTTCGCCCGGTTTGGCGGCACCATCATCAAGAGCCGCGGAGAGGGCGACAGCCTGTTCTGCGTGTTTGCCGACGCCGGCGACGCCGTTCGCGCGGCCCTGGCGCTCCAGTGCGCCATGCACGCTGAGGCGTGGCCGGGGGGCGCGGCGCTGCGAATACGCGTCGGGGTTCACACCGGGCCGGCGGAGTCTCGTGATGGCGACTACTACGGCGCGACGGTGAACCGGTGCGCCCGCTTGCGGGCCATCGGGCACGGTGGGCAGACGCTGCTGTCGCGGGCGGCGCGCGACGCGGTCAGCGATCGACTGCCGGCCGGAGCCTCCGTCAAGGACCTTGGGACGCACAGGCTCAAGGACCTGCTCCAACCGGAGCACGTCTTCCAGGTCGTCATGCCGCCGCTCCCGGACGAGTTCCCCCCGCTGCGCTCGCTGCAGTCGTTCGCCAACAACCTGCCGGTCCAGCTCACCACGTTCATCGGCCGCGCCAGGGAGCTCCAGGCCGTGGCCGAGGGCCTGACCGCCTGCCGTCTGCGCACCCTCACGGGCCCCGGCGGTTGCGGCAAGACGCGGCTGGCGGTCCAGCTGGCGGCGGAGCACGTGGCCGACTTCGCCGACGGGGTCTGGTTGGTCGATCTGGCCGCCGTGGTCGACGAGGGCCTCGTCACCCAGACCGTCGCGGCTGTGCTCGGCGTTCGTCCCGAGCCTCAGCGTCCCCTCTCCGATACCCTGGCGCAGCACCTCGCTTCGCGACAGGTGCTGCTGCTCCTGGACAACTGCGAGCACGTGCTCGGAGCCTGCGCTACCATGGTCGCCGCGCTGCTCGCGCAGTCCCCGGAGTTGCGCGTGCTCGCAACCAGCCGTGAGCCGCTTGGCATCGCGGGCGAGTCGGTATGGCCGGTGCCCTCGCTGGACGCGCCAGAGCCCGCAGGGCCGGTAGGCGTTGAGCATGCCGCCTCGTTCGACGCGGTGCGCCTCTTCGTGGACCGCGCCGTCCAGGCCAGGCCGGACTTCGCGCTGCGCGAGGACAACGCGGATGCCCTGGCCCGCATCTGCTGGCGGCTCGACGGGATCCCACTCGCCATCGAGCTGGCGGCCGCTCGCGTGCGGCTGATGAGCCCTCGCCAGATCCTCGACCGGCTCGAGGACCGCTTCCGCCTCCTGACAGGGGGCAGTCGCACCGCCAGGCCCAGGCAGCAGACGCTTCGGGCGCTGATCGACTGGAGCTACGACCTGCTCTCCGGGTCGGAGCGGACGCTGCTGCACAGGCTCGCCGTGTTCGTTGGCGGCTGGTCGCTCGAGGCTTCGCAGCAGGTGTGCGCGGATGAGGATCTGGGAAGCTGGGAGATCCTGGACCTGCTGGGCCACCTCGTCGACAAGTCGCTGGTCCAGTTCGAGGAAGGCGCGGGCGAGGCCCGATACCGCTTGCTGGAGACGATGCGACAGTACGCGCTCGAGAAGCTGGAGGCCGCGTCCGGCGCCGATCTCCTTCGTGAGCGCCACTCCACCTTCTACCTCGCCGTCGCGCGGGCCGGTGCCGACCTTCTGCGCGCGCTCGGCGAGAGCGCGGCCAGCGGCGCGCAGCTCTTCGCGCGGGAGCTCGGCAACATCCGGGCCGGGATGGATTGGGCCGCGGCCGCCGAGCAGTCCGATCGCGTGGTTGGCTACGCCAAGTCGCTTTTCACCTACCTCTGGCAACACAGCCTGTACCATGAGTGCGAGGCGCGCCTGTCGACTGCCGAGGCCGCGGCGCGCCAGAGCGGCGATCGGAGCTCGCTCGCCCGGCTGCTCAACCAGCGCGGGCTGGCCGCATGGGATCGCTACGACCTGGCGAGTGCCTCGGCCCGGTTCGCCGAGAGCCGCGACATTAGCCACGACCTGGGCGAGCGAGACCGGGAGCTGCTGGCGCTCGTGAACCTGGGGAACGTGGCCTGGGGCCACGGCGACTTCCCGGCGGCCCGGCAGCTCTGGGAGGAGGCCCTCGCGCTCGCCGTCGCGCTGGGCGAGCCAGGGCCCGAAGGCATGGTGCGCATGCACCTGGGCATACTGGCCTGCGAGCGCGGCGACCACGCCGCTGCCGAGCAGTACCACGCGGACAGCATGGCCATCCGGCAGCGAGAGGGGGACGAGCTGGGCGTCGCGTTCACGCTCTACAACGCGTCGGAGCTGCCCCGGCGGCGGGGTCTCCTCGTCGAGGCCGAGGTGCTGCTGGGCGAGAGCCGGCAGCGCTTCGAGCGCGTCGGCAACACGCGCGGCGTTGCCCTGGCCGATGCCCGGCTTGCCCTGGTGCTCCTGGACCAGGATCGAGCGACCGAGGCGCGCGCGCGGGCCGAGAGTGCGCTGCGAATCGGCGAGGAGGCTGGGGATCGGGCTTGTCGCATGTACGCTCTCTCGGCGATGGCGCGCCTCCATCTGGTGGATGGAGATGCCGAGGCAGCACTCCATGCGCTCAGGCATGCCTGCGCCATCGCCGCGGAGGTGGGCGATGCTGGCCACATGACGCACCTGCTGCTGCAGATCGCCGGTGTCATGCGCGCCGGTGGCCGGGCCGACGAGGCGTACGTGCTGGCGAGCTTTGTGGCACGCGAGCAGGTCGCGCGGGAAATGGCCGAGGCCGAGCAGGCGCGTGCCGTCGCCGCGGACGTCCGGGGCCGGCTGGCCGCGGGACGCGCCGACGACCTGGACCGCGAGGTCGCCGGCCTGGACATCGCCGCCGCCTTCCGCCGCGCTTGCCCCGGATAG
- a CDS encoding chemotaxis protein CheC, which translates to MPVLTGRLSPAQLDALREVASIGAGHAVSALVELSGQSLVVSVPEVGVCAYRDLARLFGGADRCVAAVYMPVGGVAPGHVAFLCGEGEARELCRMLLGEAPRPRWEVDEMEASALLEAGNILISSFLNAVSELTGLSLAASPPGFAMDMVGAILQCLACQASDMDSNALTMRVQVRGDTADVVGAFTYIPEPDALRVLFSALGVAG; encoded by the coding sequence ATGCCCGTTCTCACAGGCCGCCTGAGCCCGGCCCAGTTGGACGCCCTGCGCGAGGTGGCCAGCATCGGCGCCGGCCACGCCGTCTCCGCGCTCGTGGAGCTCAGCGGCCAGAGCCTCGTGGTCTCCGTGCCGGAGGTTGGCGTCTGCGCGTACCGTGACCTCGCCCGCCTCTTCGGCGGCGCCGATCGTTGCGTGGCGGCGGTCTACATGCCGGTCGGCGGCGTCGCTCCCGGCCACGTCGCGTTCCTCTGCGGCGAAGGCGAGGCGCGCGAGCTCTGCCGGATGCTGCTGGGCGAGGCGCCCCGCCCGCGATGGGAGGTCGACGAGATGGAGGCCTCGGCATTACTGGAGGCTGGCAACATCCTGATCTCGTCCTTCCTGAACGCCGTGAGCGAGCTAACCGGCCTCTCGCTCGCCGCCTCGCCACCTGGGTTCGCGATGGATATGGTCGGGGCCATCCTGCAGTGTCTGGCCTGCCAGGCGTCAGATATGGACAGCAACGCGCTCACGATGCGCGTCCAGGTGCGCGGCGACACCGCCGACGTGGTCGGCGCGTTCACCTACATTCCGGAGCCCGACGCGCTCCGCGTGCTGTTCAGCGCGCTCGGGGTCGCGGGATAG